Proteins encoded by one window of Desulfatiglans sp.:
- a CDS encoding diguanylate cyclase, producing the protein MKVLVAEDDLTSRTILGAILAKWGYEVVFAVDGQQAMDILSQPDGPKLALLDWNMPVLSGIDVCRNLRKAQVNDTIYIIMLTAKSEKRNIVEGLNAGANDYIIKPYDNEELQARINVGKRMVEIQSELEKAKHALIYEAMHDSLTGLYNRKAILEMLAKELSRIKRNGSILHIGMCDLDHFKLINDRYGHQTGDEILQGFARIMNSNLREHDFIGRYGGEEFLIILPSSESNINKMTCFTRLHRVIADTKIATRSGDLSVTVSIGVTKADGEKGIDEILSEADNALYRAKNTRNAICYSEQCGAPS; encoded by the coding sequence ATGAAAGTTTTAGTAGCAGAAGATGACTTGACATCAAGAACAATCCTGGGGGCAATACTTGCCAAATGGGGTTATGAAGTAGTATTTGCGGTTGACGGGCAGCAGGCAATGGATATCCTGTCGCAGCCTGATGGGCCTAAACTTGCCCTTCTTGACTGGAACATGCCGGTTTTGTCAGGAATAGATGTATGCAGGAATCTAAGAAAAGCGCAGGTTAATGATACTATCTACATAATCATGCTAACCGCAAAGAGCGAGAAAAGGAATATCGTTGAGGGTCTCAATGCAGGTGCAAACGATTATATAATAAAACCCTATGACAATGAAGAGCTTCAGGCACGGATTAATGTGGGGAAACGCATGGTGGAAATACAGTCAGAGCTGGAAAAGGCCAAACATGCGCTTATCTATGAGGCCATGCATGACTCACTAACAGGGCTCTATAACAGAAAGGCCATACTTGAAATGCTTGCAAAGGAGCTTTCGCGGATTAAACGGAACGGCAGTATACTCCATATAGGCATGTGTGACCTTGATCATTTCAAGTTGATTAATGACAGATATGGCCACCAGACAGGTGATGAAATACTCCAGGGTTTTGCCAGGATCATGAACTCAAATCTGAGAGAACATGACTTTATCGGCAGGTATGGTGGAGAGGAATTTTTGATTATCTTACCCTCATCAGAAAGCAATATTAATAAGATGACATGTTTTACCAGGCTGCACAGGGTTATAGCAGATACAAAGATAGCGACAAGGTCAGGTGATCTATCTGTTACTGTGAGTATAGGCGTAACAAAAGCAGATGGAGAAAAGGGTATTGATGAGATACTGTCTGAGGCAGATAATGCCCTTTACAGGGCCAAGAACACAAGAAACGCCATATGCTATTCAGAACAATGTGGTGCGCCTTCATGA